Part of the Bacteriovorax sp. BAL6_X genome, TTTGGCTTTGCGAATGAGCAGCGATTGCATGTCGATTGATATGTGATGTTGTGTTGAATGAAGAGGATATGATTTTTTTATTCTTCGTTAAGCTATGGGAATAATTCATATAATCCGCGCCGAGAATTTGACTCCCTCTCTCTCTCGTTGCTTTTAGAGATGGAGTCAATTTCCGGCGCTAACATGGGGGGGGAAGGATGTAGTTCGTAGGTAAGGTTTTTGGAGTTAAGTTGTTAGAAGGAGGGGAGTTGAAGAAAAATAGTTTTGATATACATTGCAAATACTGCTTATCAAGGTATCATGGCCAAGAGATGATATTAGGTGAGGGCATAAGTTTAGATGGCTTATTTGGCCAATCTGGTGGCGTCTCAGAGCTCTTTAAAAAACGAATATGGCGAGTGGATGATGTGGCAAGATTCCTAGAGTGCACAAAGGGGCATATCTATAATCTTGTATCAGATGAGAAAATACCAAAGAGAAAGAAAGGTGGACTACTGTTTTTTATTCCTGAGGAAATCCTTGATTGGGTTTACGAAGGAGATTAAAAAATGAGTAAGTATCAAAAACTTTCAAACTACACAGGAATTAAAAAAGACACGAAGAACGGAAGATATTTAGCTATCAAATATCTAAATGGAAAACAGTATTCGAAGAAATTCGATTCCTTAAAGCAGGCACTTTTTTGGCGTAATAGTTTTCACCCTGCACTTCCTGC contains:
- a CDS encoding AlpA family transcriptional regulator gives rise to the protein MKKNSFDIHCKYCLSRYHGQEMILGEGISLDGLFGQSGGVSELFKKRIWRVDDVARFLECTKGHIYNLVSDEKIPKRKKGGLLFFIPEEILDWVYEGD